A single genomic interval of candidate division WOR-3 bacterium harbors:
- a CDS encoding T9SS type A sorting domain-containing protein, protein LAGKAWIETYAESLPGFYPSGTWNCSHNIWLANAYRAAAEIGHNEAHWEIHQYLTDTLLMRDTDLDGGIPATWTDPNTQDQTWVSTYLDFMGLDVLFDTIYPNDLCLYEFISPSPSGFYIEGDTVTPKFPIENVGLTPVSGYVHCRVDSGYEEQREIAGFPPEDQDTLSFPPVALERGVRRFWAYFTGDSNPKNDSIFANIKVYGRFTLSGLLLDSVSSIPILAWVKAYLGNDTTVWDSCLTNRSGGFSLNLIDSTFRVTIEPEPPYYRRSWTIPLTGDTNIVLLTSPAEVMIVNNDSLENYSSYYTSSLDSLNVSWCLWKKPSQGPVPYDLFDRLEKRTVIWFTGNTRTQTVPVSDQESLANFILRGGNLLLTGQNIAEELAGTHFLENIIGCRFDSSGYSGFLAFGNRSDSLGRNVIGTATAGGNGANNQTSRDIILPLSNATLFMVYDTVTNLGAGIRREAPFGAKVIFLGFGFEAVNRPASRPQYWTRTQLMGLMLDWLFAPTGIAEKPLSESSAPRLTILPRVFQNHLLVKTATPVQIALFDITGRQVATFYPGSGTAVWNLSSLPAGIYFARTPDSKAVSLVKVR, encoded by the coding sequence TACCGGGCGGCAGCAGAAATTGGTCATAACGAGGCACACTGGGAGATTCATCAGTATCTCACCGACACCCTTCTGATGAGGGACACCGACCTTGACGGTGGCATTCCGGCAACCTGGACCGACCCAAATACTCAGGACCAGACCTGGGTCTCAACCTATCTTGACTTTATGGGTCTGGATGTGCTGTTTGATACGATTTATCCCAACGACCTATGCCTATATGAGTTTATTTCACCGAGCCCAAGCGGCTTCTACATTGAGGGCGATACTGTCACCCCAAAATTTCCGATAGAGAATGTCGGCTTGACCCCGGTTTCTGGTTATGTCCATTGCCGGGTTGACAGCGGTTACGAAGAACAAAGAGAGATTGCAGGATTTCCGCCCGAGGATCAAGACACCCTATCCTTCCCACCGGTAGCCCTGGAGCGCGGGGTTCGCCGGTTTTGGGCTTACTTTACCGGCGATAGTAACCCCAAAAACGATTCCATATTTGCCAATATCAAGGTCTATGGCAGATTTACCCTTTCCGGTCTTCTCCTTGACTCTGTTTCGTCAATACCAATTCTTGCCTGGGTCAAGGCATACCTTGGGAATGACACAACGGTGTGGGACTCCTGCCTGACCAATCGCTCCGGCGGATTTTCACTCAACCTGATTGACTCAACCTTCAGGGTTACGATTGAACCAGAACCGCCCTATTACCGGCGCTCTTGGACCATCCCCCTTACCGGGGACACAAACATTGTCCTCTTAACCTCACCTGCCGAGGTGATGATTGTCAATAATGATAGCCTTGAAAATTACAGCAGTTATTACACCTCAAGCCTTGACAGTCTAAATGTCTCCTGGTGCCTGTGGAAAAAGCCGAGTCAGGGTCCTGTTCCCTATGACCTGTTTGACAGACTCGAGAAAAGGACCGTTATCTGGTTCACGGGCAACACCAGGACCCAGACCGTTCCTGTTTCCGACCAGGAAAGCCTTGCCAACTTTATTCTGCGGGGCGGTAACCTGCTCTTAACCGGTCAGAACATCGCTGAGGAACTTGCTGGAACCCATTTTCTTGAAAATATCATTGGCTGCCGGTTTGACTCTTCAGGCTATAGCGGGTTTCTTGCCTTTGGCAACCGCTCAGACTCGCTTGGTCGCAATGTCATCGGCACCGCCACTGCAGGTGGTAATGGCGCCAACAATCAGACATCAAGGGACATTATCCTACCCCTTTCCAATGCAACCCTTTTTATGGTTTATGACACCGTCACCAACCTTGGCGCCGGCATCAGAAGAGAAGCCCCCTTCGGTGCCAAGGTCATTTTCCTTGGCTTTGGATTTGAGGCGGTTAACCGCCCGGCATCACGACCCCAATACTGGACCCGAACCCAACTGATGGGTTTGATGCTTGACTGGCTATTTGCCCCGACCGGCATTGCCGAAAAACCTCTAAGTGAAAGTTCGGCGCCCAGATTGACCATTTTACCGAGGGTGTTTCAAAACCATCTCTTGGTCAAAACCGCTACGCCTGTGCAAATAGCCTTATTTGACATAACCGGGAGACAGGTAGCGACCTTTTACCCTGGTTCAGGAACCGCGGTCTGGAATCTATCTTCACTACCTGCCGGTATCTACTTTGCCCGCACACCCGATTCCAAGGCTGTCTCCCTGGTCAAAGTCCGCTAA
- a CDS encoding ATP-dependent Clp protease ATP-binding subunit, whose amino-acid sequence MQERFTERVRKVMNYARQEAVRLHHDYIGTEHILLGIVKEGEGVAAVVLTNLGINLDDLRRAVENAVPTGFETLVLGDVPLNQEAKSALNYAVDEARKMNHSYVGTEHLLLGLLREERGVACQVLQSLGVDIDLVRQETIRLLSGDKTTGAPKGRSKTPALDYFSRDLTQLAREDKLDPIIGREKEIERIIQILARRKKNNPVLIGEAGVGKTAIVEGLAQRIVAGRVPNVLKNKRVLALDMAAIVAGTKYRGQFEERLKSILNEIQHHGDCIIFIDEIHTIVGAGAAEGAIDASSILKPALARGEIQVIGATTPEEYRRYIEKHSALERRFQKIMVEPPTVAETVQILQGLREKYELHHNVTYEDSALYAAAYLADRYITDRFLPDKAIDVIDEAGSRVKLMRPVINPELDEIERKIEKITRAKEEAVRRQEFEKAAELRDEQKKLTEYLKRKRKEWEKKGSFPVVTEEDIAYVVSSWTSVPLAKLEEKESTRLLRMEEELKQWIVGQDDAITAVAKAIRRSRAGVKDPRRPIGSFIFLGPTGVGKTELARVLARFLFGDEEALLRFDMSEYMEKFNVSRLVGAPPGYVGYEEGGQLTEKVRRKQYSVVLFDEIEKAHPDVFNILLQILDDGQITDSLGRKVNFKNTVIIMTSNIASTEIRGLSGIGFTSTTPEVNYENIRNKVMTEVKRVFRPEFLNRVDEVIVFRPLDRPQMEAIVDIQLRELSSRLKEKKITIQLTPAAKELLVQEGFDPQYGARPIKRALRRLLEDPLAEELLKGGFANNPNILVDRDGERLIFKEAATEAGAPVQE is encoded by the coding sequence ATGCAGGAAAGGTTTACTGAAAGGGTTCGTAAGGTAATGAACTATGCCCGCCAGGAGGCGGTGAGGCTTCATCACGACTATATCGGCACCGAACATATCCTTTTGGGAATAGTTAAAGAGGGGGAAGGGGTTGCGGCGGTTGTATTAACCAACCTTGGCATCAACCTTGACGACCTGCGCCGGGCGGTTGAAAATGCCGTTCCCACTGGATTTGAAACCCTGGTTTTGGGTGATGTGCCCCTGAACCAGGAGGCAAAGTCAGCGCTTAACTATGCGGTTGATGAGGCGCGGAAGATGAACCACTCCTATGTGGGAACAGAACATCTCCTCCTTGGGCTTTTGCGCGAAGAGCGAGGAGTTGCCTGCCAGGTGCTCCAATCGCTTGGTGTTGACATTGACCTTGTCCGTCAGGAGACAATCAGGCTTTTGAGTGGTGACAAAACGACCGGTGCACCCAAAGGCAGGTCAAAAACACCGGCTTTGGACTACTTCTCCCGTGACCTTACCCAGCTTGCTCGCGAGGACAAACTTGACCCCATCATCGGCAGGGAAAAGGAGATCGAGCGCATCATTCAGATTCTTGCCCGGAGAAAGAAAAACAATCCAGTCTTGATTGGCGAAGCCGGCGTAGGCAAGACCGCCATTGTTGAAGGACTCGCGCAGCGGATTGTTGCCGGTCGTGTTCCCAATGTGTTAAAGAACAAACGGGTTTTGGCGCTGGATATGGCAGCAATTGTTGCCGGCACAAAATACCGCGGTCAATTTGAGGAAAGGCTCAAGTCAATTCTCAACGAGATCCAGCACCATGGTGACTGCATCATCTTCATTGATGAGATTCACACCATTGTTGGCGCCGGTGCTGCTGAAGGTGCCATTGACGCCTCCAGCATACTGAAGCCGGCGCTGGCAAGGGGTGAAATTCAGGTCATCGGTGCTACCACGCCAGAGGAGTATCGCCGCTATATTGAAAAGCATTCTGCGCTGGAGCGTCGTTTCCAGAAGATTATGGTTGAACCGCCGACAGTTGCTGAGACGGTCCAGATTCTCCAGGGTCTGCGGGAAAAATATGAACTGCACCATAATGTTACCTATGAAGACAGCGCACTTTACGCCGCTGCCTATCTTGCTGACCGCTACATCACCGACCGCTTTTTGCCAGACAAGGCGATTGATGTTATTGACGAAGCCGGCTCAAGGGTGAAACTGATGCGTCCGGTAATCAACCCTGAACTTGACGAGATTGAACGCAAGATTGAAAAGATCACCCGTGCCAAGGAGGAGGCGGTTCGGCGCCAGGAGTTTGAGAAGGCGGCGGAGTTGCGCGATGAACAGAAGAAGTTGACTGAGTACCTTAAACGGAAGCGCAAGGAGTGGGAAAAGAAAGGCAGTTTCCCGGTGGTTACCGAAGAGGACATCGCTTATGTTGTTTCCTCCTGGACATCGGTGCCCCTTGCTAAACTTGAGGAAAAAGAGTCCACCCGGCTTTTGAGAATGGAAGAAGAACTCAAGCAGTGGATTGTCGGTCAGGACGATGCCATCACCGCTGTTGCCAAGGCGATTCGCCGCTCCCGCGCCGGTGTTAAAGACCCTCGCCGCCCGATTGGTTCATTCATCTTCCTTGGTCCAACAGGCGTCGGCAAGACCGAGCTTGCCCGTGTCCTTGCCCGTTTCCTGTTTGGTGACGAGGAGGCGCTTCTCCGCTTTGATATGTCAGAGTATATGGAGAAATTTAATGTCTCTCGCCTTGTCGGCGCGCCTCCTGGTTATGTCGGATATGAGGAAGGCGGGCAGCTGACCGAAAAGGTCAGACGGAAGCAGTATTCGGTTGTTCTGTTTGATGAAATTGAAAAAGCACACCCTGATGTCTTCAACATCCTCCTACAGATTCTTGACGATGGCCAGATTACCGACTCTTTGGGCAGAAAGGTCAACTTTAAGAATACGGTCATAATAATGACATCAAACATCGCCTCTACAGAAATCCGCGGACTTTCCGGCATCGGCTTTACCTCTACCACCCCTGAGGTCAACTATGAAAATATCCGCAACAAGGTAATGACCGAGGTCAAACGGGTATTCCGACCTGAGTTTCTCAACCGGGTGGATGAGGTAATTGTCTTCAGACCGCTGGACCGCCCCCAGATGGAGGCGATCGTCGACATCCAGCTACGGGAACTTTCCTCCCGTCTCAAGGAGAAGAAAATAACCATTCAATTAACACCCGCGGCAAAGGAACTTTTGGTTCAGGAGGGGTTTGACCCGCAGTACGGTGCCCGTCCGATAAAACGCGCCTTGCGAAGACTCCTTGAAGACCCTCTCGCTGAGGAGCTCCTCAAAGGAGGGTTTGCCAATAATCCCAACATCCTTGTTGACCGGGATGGGGAGAGGTTGATATTCAAAGAAGCGGCAACTGAAGCAGGCGCGCCGGTTCAGGAATGA
- the bamA gene encoding outer membrane protein assembly factor BamA, which yields MMSFLLALLLTLQIPTDTGKIVLLNISAKTKHTDENLVIRTSGLLERQIYTPSGFRSALASAIRKIYELGLFSQVRAETTMLADGVKLTFILEEYPKLKNVGFEGYRRVKKKDLQTKVKFKEGEILTAKKIFDWEQEILKFYKEKGFLLVKLSTKQTPPDSTGQVILTFQIDEGDPVRIRNIEIFGNERFSDPQIEIKLTNRQKTWYRKGLLKEEEFIKDLDRIVDFYKQRGFIDAKVLDYDMKFDRGWVDINIYIDEGEKYYFGKYQFVGDSVIDSTRLKKIVRYRPGGVYNIKLAQATLSEISAIYAEEGYIYAQVTPVEEIVGDTVNITYEINEGSPALVRLVKIEGNQQTLDKVIRREISSLPGYVFKRSEIQRSQRDIFNLGFFDDVAIDYRPVDTLGTIDLIYKVKEKSFFGTIGAGITYSAQDKLTGYIELQQPNLLGRGWRSGLKLEKGGKKTNFELSFTEPWLFDTPTSAGFDASYLTRDYDYYNKQEIGGGLSFSRPLALDYTRAYLSLRLSDGYVPPASISSGYKPSKLFNVYRDTVHKTSFLPSVTLTRDSRDYIYNPLTGSAISYTLNLSFWDIRFHRHTIDLTQHLPLFWKFGIKGRTRFGYITGFTAADTIPLSERFYPGGTGPDGIRGYGERTVGPYDGIYPVGGTMLALFSFEYRLRLNPQVTFLAFLDAGNTWDSPAQFSLSDLKRGAGIGVRLEIPMLGLIGFDFGYGFDKARPGWEPHFQLGTTF from the coding sequence ATGATGTCATTCCTCCTGGCGCTCCTGCTTACCCTTCAGATTCCAACTGATACTGGTAAAATTGTGCTCTTAAACATCTCTGCCAAAACGAAGCACACCGACGAAAATCTGGTCATCCGCACTTCCGGACTGTTAGAAAGGCAAATCTATACGCCCAGCGGTTTTCGCTCCGCGCTCGCCAGTGCCATCAGAAAAATCTATGAACTGGGTCTGTTCTCGCAAGTTCGCGCTGAAACCACTATGCTTGCTGACGGCGTCAAACTCACCTTTATCCTTGAGGAATATCCTAAACTCAAGAATGTTGGGTTTGAAGGGTATCGTCGGGTAAAGAAAAAGGACCTGCAGACAAAGGTAAAATTCAAGGAAGGGGAAATCCTTACCGCCAAAAAGATATTTGATTGGGAACAGGAAATTCTGAAATTCTACAAAGAGAAAGGTTTTCTGTTGGTTAAGCTCTCCACCAAACAAACGCCTCCTGACTCAACGGGGCAAGTAATCCTGACATTCCAGATTGACGAAGGTGACCCGGTGAGAATTCGCAATATCGAAATCTTTGGCAACGAACGATTTAGCGACCCTCAAATTGAAATTAAACTCACCAACCGCCAGAAAACCTGGTATCGGAAGGGTCTCTTGAAAGAAGAGGAGTTTATTAAAGACCTTGATCGTATTGTCGACTTCTACAAACAGCGTGGTTTCATTGATGCCAAGGTGCTTGATTACGATATGAAGTTCGACCGCGGCTGGGTTGATATTAACATTTACATAGATGAAGGGGAAAAATACTATTTCGGCAAATATCAATTCGTCGGCGATTCAGTAATCGACTCCACCCGCCTGAAAAAGATTGTCCGCTATCGCCCCGGCGGTGTCTATAACATAAAACTTGCTCAGGCAACACTGAGTGAAATTTCCGCTATTTACGCTGAAGAGGGTTATATCTATGCGCAGGTCACCCCAGTTGAAGAAATCGTTGGCGATACCGTCAACATCACCTATGAAATCAATGAAGGCTCACCCGCGCTTGTGCGTCTGGTGAAAATTGAAGGCAATCAGCAAACCTTAGATAAAGTGATTCGCCGTGAAATCAGCTCCCTTCCTGGTTATGTCTTTAAACGCTCTGAAATCCAGCGCTCCCAGCGCGATATCTTTAATCTCGGCTTCTTTGACGATGTCGCAATTGATTATCGACCGGTTGATACATTGGGTACAATTGACCTCATCTATAAGGTTAAGGAAAAAAGTTTCTTTGGCACGATTGGTGCCGGTATCACCTATTCGGCGCAGGACAAACTGACCGGCTACATTGAACTCCAGCAGCCCAACCTCTTAGGCAGGGGCTGGCGTTCCGGACTGAAACTGGAAAAGGGCGGCAAGAAGACCAACTTTGAATTGAGTTTTACTGAACCCTGGCTTTTTGACACCCCGACCTCAGCCGGTTTCGATGCCTCATATCTAACCCGTGACTATGACTACTACAACAAGCAGGAAATCGGCGGCGGTCTATCATTCTCACGCCCGCTTGCCCTTGACTATACCCGAGCCTACCTGTCTCTCAGGCTTAGCGATGGCTATGTGCCGCCCGCTTCAATCAGTTCTGGTTATAAACCCTCAAAACTGTTCAATGTCTATCGCGATACCGTCCATAAAACATCATTCTTGCCATCAGTTACCCTCACGCGCGACTCCCGTGACTACATCTACAACCCGCTCACCGGTTCTGCCATATCGTATACCCTCAACCTCTCATTCTGGGACATCCGCTTTCACCGCCATACAATTGATTTGACCCAGCATCTGCCCCTTTTCTGGAAATTTGGCATAAAAGGCAGGACGCGTTTTGGCTATATTACAGGCTTCACCGCTGCCGATACAATTCCACTTTCAGAGAGGTTTTATCCTGGTGGCACTGGTCCTGATGGTATCCGCGGCTATGGCGAACGAACTGTTGGTCCTTATGATGGCATATATCCTGTTGGTGGCACGATGCTTGCCCTGTTTTCTTTTGAATACCGCTTAAGGCTCAATCCTCAAGTGACATTTCTCGCATTTCTTGATGCCGGCAACACCTGGGACTCACCTGCGCAGTTCAGTCTTTCGGACCTGAAGCGTGGCGCCGGAATCGGTGTTCGTCTTGAAATACCTATGCTCGGTCTAATTGGCTTTGACTTCGGCTACGGATTTGACAAAGCCCGCCCGGGTTGGGAACCACACTTCCAGTTGGGCACGACCTTTTAG
- a CDS encoding aryl-sulfate sulfotransferase has product MRFRSLSYLFIALALFCGTALSNTQRTMGLIYRDSSSTELGYTLFQPQYYNVTYLIDMDGMLVHSWTGRYNPGLSVNLCENGLLLRTCAIDNYFGALGGRVELVDWDGNVVWSYNYSNYNVCQHHDAIMLPNGNILMIAWERKTRSEAIAAGRDPNLLIPNALWPDHLVEVDPDNNGIVWEWHLWDHLIQDYDSTKANYGNPREHPELVDINFTPGGPQSDWNHCNSVAYNPELDQVVISSRHLSEIWVIDHSTTIEESRSHSGGRYGKGGDLLYRWGNPASYRREGTIPQTLFVQHDAQWIAPGLPGAGNMLVFNNGTGRNMGMYSSVDEFVPPMDSLGFYHLGEDSAYGPEAPVWRYTATPRESLYSPFMSGCQRLPNGNTLICDAGKGTFLEVTSEGRLVWKYINPVTSRGPQEQGQVLPRGSNSVFKVRRYPPDYPGLAGRNLDPIGPIETYPQGVYEQPAHNLGQGLCPAVVHSFITLSGAESAELVDITGRMRMRLTMGKNDIRHLPAGVYFVVTQGNPKGEKVIVRR; this is encoded by the coding sequence GTGAGGTTCAGGTCTTTGTCCTATCTTTTCATTGCCCTTGCCTTATTTTGCGGCACGGCATTATCCAATACCCAAAGGACAATGGGGCTCATTTACCGGGATTCCTCCTCTACAGAATTGGGTTATACGCTATTTCAACCACAATACTATAATGTTACCTATCTGATTGATATGGATGGTATGCTTGTTCACTCCTGGACAGGAAGGTACAACCCCGGTCTTTCGGTTAATCTCTGTGAAAACGGGCTGCTTTTGCGCACCTGCGCTATTGATAATTATTTCGGTGCCCTTGGCGGCAGGGTTGAACTGGTTGACTGGGATGGTAATGTTGTCTGGTCTTACAACTATTCAAATTATAATGTTTGCCAGCATCACGATGCAATAATGCTGCCCAATGGCAATATCCTGATGATTGCCTGGGAGCGGAAGACACGCTCCGAAGCAATTGCTGCAGGTAGAGACCCCAATCTACTGATACCAAACGCTCTCTGGCCCGACCATTTGGTTGAGGTTGACCCGGATAACAATGGAATTGTCTGGGAGTGGCATCTGTGGGACCATCTGATTCAGGATTACGACTCCACCAAGGCAAATTATGGCAACCCCCGTGAGCATCCTGAATTGGTTGATATCAACTTCACCCCTGGCGGACCGCAATCAGACTGGAACCACTGCAACAGTGTCGCCTATAACCCGGAACTTGACCAGGTGGTAATAAGTTCACGCCATCTTTCCGAAATATGGGTCATTGACCACAGCACAACGATAGAAGAGTCTCGAAGTCATTCCGGTGGCAGGTATGGCAAGGGCGGTGATTTGCTCTATCGCTGGGGTAACCCTGCTTCCTATCGTCGGGAGGGAACGATTCCTCAGACCCTTTTTGTCCAGCATGATGCCCAGTGGATTGCACCAGGCCTTCCCGGCGCTGGTAATATGCTGGTTTTTAACAATGGAACCGGTCGGAATATGGGGATGTATTCAAGTGTTGATGAGTTTGTGCCACCGATGGACTCTCTTGGATTTTATCATCTGGGTGAGGACTCTGCCTACGGACCAGAGGCACCGGTCTGGCGGTATACCGCCACACCCCGGGAAAGTTTATATTCGCCCTTTATGTCCGGGTGCCAGCGTTTGCCCAATGGCAACACCCTTATCTGTGATGCCGGAAAAGGGACATTTCTTGAGGTTACTTCAGAAGGCAGATTGGTCTGGAAATATATTAATCCGGTAACAAGCAGGGGTCCACAAGAGCAGGGTCAGGTTCTTCCCCGTGGTTCAAATTCGGTTTTTAAAGTACGCAGGTATCCGCCTGATTATCCTGGTTTGGCTGGTCGCAACCTTGACCCGATTGGACCGATTGAGACCTATCCGCAAGGGGTTTACGAGCAACCGGCTCATAACCTCGGTCAAGGTTTATGCCCGGCAGTGGTGCATAGTTTTATCACTTTGAGCGGTGCTGAATCAGCAGAACTGGTTGATATTACTGGCAGGATGAGGATGCGGCTTACTATGGGCAAAAATGATATCAGGCATCTGCCAGCGGGAGTTTATTTCGTTGTTACTCAGGGCAATCCTAAGGGCGAGAAGGTAATTGTCAGGCGGTAA
- a CDS encoding gamma-glutamyl-gamma-aminobutyrate hydrolase family protein (Members of this family of hydrolases with an active site Cys residue belong to MEROPS family C26.) — MKTLLVDCYLRDSEPKMKFYREMCGAHSEIFEVKLADWNPGFNLTGFDAVVLSGSQWMISEDEPDEELKGFIRKIKIPTLGICFGHQLLACSFGAVVKRGEGFIERDETIEIVQDWEIFNGFDGKVVMRESHQEYVTPESIKEIGWQIGAVSSSCPVEAIRHPDLPLYGVQFHPERSGVSGKRLFANFYRFILYKGTK; from the coding sequence TTGAAGACCCTTTTGGTTGACTGCTATCTGCGCGACTCTGAACCGAAAATGAAGTTTTATCGGGAGATGTGCGGAGCGCATTCAGAAATTTTTGAGGTGAAACTTGCGGATTGGAATCCGGGGTTCAATCTCACCGGGTTTGATGCGGTGGTATTATCAGGTTCGCAATGGATGATTTCTGAAGATGAGCCGGATGAGGAATTAAAGGGTTTTATCAGAAAGATTAAGATTCCGACACTGGGCATATGTTTTGGACATCAGTTGCTTGCCTGCTCATTTGGCGCTGTGGTGAAAAGGGGAGAGGGGTTTATTGAAAGGGATGAGACTATTGAGATTGTGCAAGATTGGGAGATATTTAATGGTTTTGATGGAAAAGTGGTGATGCGCGAGAGCCATCAAGAGTATGTTACACCAGAATCAATTAAGGAAATTGGCTGGCAAATTGGCGCCGTTTCTTCCTCCTGTCCGGTTGAGGCGATTCGCCATCCTGATCTGCCCCTATACGGTGTCCAGTTCCATCCTGAGCGGTCAGGTGTAAGTGGTAAGAGGCTTTTTGCCAATTTTTACCGGTTTATCCTCTATAAAGGAACGAAGTAA
- the folE2 gene encoding GTP cyclohydrolase FolE2, producing the protein MGDIRKEQAEQAVPIDKVGVKGLRYPIVLLDKAHRKQHTIATISMFVDLPKEQRGTFMGRFVEILNRYHREIDVHKIGTILKEMRERLGANSAHLEMDFPYFVEKKAPISGVRSQMDYRCWINASLKDRFRLRLGVAVPVTTLCPCSKEMSGKGGHNQRAEIRAVVEFKGFLWIEDLIDILEECGSSEVYSLLEREDERHLTAQAFDNPAFVEDVVRNVAKRLDVHPLITGYEVEVESFESIHHHEAYAYISRF; encoded by the coding sequence ATGGGAGACATTCGCAAAGAGCAGGCAGAACAGGCGGTGCCGATTGATAAGGTTGGGGTGAAGGGTTTGCGCTATCCGATTGTCCTTTTGGACAAGGCGCACCGTAAGCAGCACACGATTGCAACAATCAGTATGTTTGTTGACCTCCCCAAGGAGCAAAGGGGAACATTTATGGGCAGGTTTGTGGAGATTCTCAACCGGTATCACCGGGAGATTGATGTTCATAAGATAGGAACTATTCTCAAGGAGATGCGGGAAAGGCTGGGTGCAAATTCTGCCCATCTGGAAATGGATTTTCCCTATTTTGTGGAAAAGAAGGCACCAATCTCAGGGGTCCGTTCGCAGATGGATTATCGCTGCTGGATCAACGCCAGTTTGAAGGATAGGTTTCGGCTGCGGTTAGGTGTCGCGGTGCCGGTGACGACGCTCTGTCCCTGTTCAAAGGAGATGTCGGGAAAAGGTGGGCACAATCAGCGGGCAGAGATAAGGGCGGTGGTAGAGTTCAAGGGTTTTCTCTGGATTGAGGATTTGATTGACATCCTTGAAGAGTGCGGTTCAAGTGAGGTTTATTCACTCTTGGAGCGGGAGGATGAAAGGCATTTAACTGCCCAGGCTTTTGACAATCCGGCTTTTGTTGAGGATGTGGTGCGCAATGTTGCCAAAAGGCTTGACGTCCATCCTTTGATAACCGGATATGAGGTGGAGGTGGAGAGTTTTGAGTCCATCCATCACCACGAGGCTTATGCCTACATCAGCAGGTTTTGA
- a CDS encoding L-threonine 3-dehydrogenase, translated as MKRILVTGAVGQIGSELTLALRQRYGAENVIATGRKTQPSKELLESGPFYFIDVTKRETIEEVVKKHNIDTIFHLAAILSAAGEKNPQLAWDVNINGLYNVLEVAREHNMARVIVPSSIAVFGPETPRQNTPNETILKPRTMYGITKVAGELLGDYYFRRFGVDVRGLRYPGIISNVTLPGGGTTDYAVEIFYAAIKFRSYKCFLRADTRLPMMYMPDCIKATIMLAEAPIEKLRHHCDFNVTAMSFSAEELAAEIKRHIPEFEVTYEPDFRQAIADSWPESIDDSAAREEWGWQPDYDLKAMVKDMLETLGKRHKEGRLGWPLQGA; from the coding sequence ATTAAGAGAATACTTGTGACCGGCGCCGTAGGGCAGATTGGTTCGGAACTGACACTGGCGCTGCGCCAGCGCTATGGTGCCGAAAATGTTATCGCCACCGGTAGAAAGACCCAGCCGAGTAAAGAGCTCTTGGAGTCGGGTCCGTTTTATTTTATTGATGTCACCAAGCGGGAAACGATAGAGGAGGTGGTCAAGAAGCACAACATTGATACCATCTTTCACCTCGCAGCAATTCTTTCGGCTGCGGGTGAGAAGAATCCGCAACTTGCCTGGGATGTGAATATTAACGGGCTTTACAATGTCCTTGAGGTGGCACGGGAGCACAATATGGCAAGGGTAATTGTGCCCAGCTCCATTGCCGTTTTTGGACCGGAGACCCCGCGGCAGAACACACCAAACGAAACCATTCTCAAACCGCGCACAATGTATGGAATCACCAAAGTTGCTGGCGAACTTCTTGGCGATTACTATTTCCGGCGGTTTGGGGTGGATGTGCGCGGCTTGCGTTACCCTGGGATTATCTCCAATGTTACCCTGCCCGGTGGCGGGACAACCGATTATGCGGTGGAAATTTTTTATGCGGCGATAAAATTCAGGAGTTACAAGTGTTTTCTCCGGGCTGATACCAGGTTACCGATGATGTATATGCCCGACTGTATTAAAGCCACCATAATGCTGGCTGAAGCACCCATTGAGAAACTTAGGCATCACTGCGACTTCAATGTTACCGCAATGAGTTTTTCTGCTGAGGAGTTGGCTGCCGAGATTAAGAGGCACATCCCTGAGTTTGAGGTTACCTATGAACCCGACTTTCGCCAGGCGATTGCCGATTCCTGGCCTGAGTCAATTGATGATTCAGCAGCAAGGGAGGAATGGGGATGGCAGCCTGATTATGACCTGAAGGCGATGGTCAAGGATATGCTGGAGACTTTAGGTAAAAGGCACAAGGAGGGAAGGTTGGGCTGGCCTCTTCAAGGGGCATAG